The following are from one region of the Harpia harpyja isolate bHarHar1 chromosome 4, bHarHar1 primary haplotype, whole genome shotgun sequence genome:
- the LOC128141182 gene encoding olfactory receptor 5V1-like produces the protein MENQTSGTEFVLLGLTRDPFLQSLLFTVVLIIYLIILLGNMVIMLVIRIDCHLHSPMYFFLFHLALVDICYATTVVPKILMNFLVKGSITIAVNACMTQMFFIFLSAGCEVFMLSVMAYDRYVAICNPLKYQEAMSKHFCYQLVGSSWAMGLLYSALNIIPVLNIQFCGHAEIKHFSCELPPLLSAACSGTYLSKLILLFSAVIFGSSSFLLTLISYIYIITTVLKIRSAEGRHKAFSTCSSHFIVVGLLYITALFQYTKPKSVSSIILDQVLSTQYSILTPMLNPIIYSLKNKDVKAALGRILKKLQFV, from the coding sequence ATGGAAAACCAAACAAGTGGAACTGAGTTTGTTCTCTTGGGACTTACAAGAGATCCGTTCCTTCAAAGCCTCCTATTCACTGTGGTTTTAATTATTTACCTAATTATTTTATTAGGAAATATGGTAATCATGTTGGTCATAAGGATTGATTGCCACCTTCACTCTCCTATGTacttcttcctctttcatttaGCCCTTGTTGACATCTGTTATGCCACCACTGTTGTTCCAAAGATACTGATGAATTTCCTTGTGAAAGGAAGCATAACCATTGCTGTCAATGCTTGTATGACTCAAATGTTCTTCATCTTCCTCTCAGCGGGGTGTGAAGTTTTTATGCTTTCAGTAATGGCATATGACCGATATGTGGCCATCTGTAATCCACTGAAGTATCAAGAGGCTATGAGCAAACATTTCTGTTATCAGCTGGTAGGAAGTTCATGGGCAATGGGTCTCTTATATTCAGCTCTAAACATAATTCCTGTGTTAAATATTCAATTCTGCGGGCATGCAGAAATCAAACATTTCAGCTGTGAGCTGCCCCCTCTCCTGTCTGCTGCTTGCAGTGGGACCTATCTCAGTAAactcattcttcttttttctgctgtgatCTTTGGGTCCAGCTCCTTTTTGCTCACACTCATCTCCTACATCTATATCATCACCACTGTCTTGAAGATACGGTCTGCAGAAGGGAGGCACAAAGCTTTCTCCACTTGCAGCTCCCACTTCATTGTAGTGGGGTTACTCTACATAACTGCTCTGTTCCAGTACACAAAACCCAAATCAGTCTCATCAATCATTCTAGACCAAGTGCTGTCCACCCAATACAGCATCTTAACCCCCATGCTGAATCCCATCATCTATagcctgaaaaataaagatgtgaaaGCAGCCTTAGGCAGAATTCTAAAGAAACTGCAATTTGTGTAA